From a region of the Bradyrhizobium sp. KBS0727 genome:
- a CDS encoding MFS transporter — protein sequence MTTIATEHYAVEQLNGGEAIKKVWRRIIPFLFVLYIINYLDRINIGFAALSMNKDLMLTATVFGLANSIFYVGYVACEIPSNLLMVRYGARVWIARILISWGLASAATMLVAGPNSLYVVRFLVGVLEAGFVPGVLLYLTYWIPSSHRARANGRLMMAQPVAMVIGGGISGIILEHMNGVLGLQGWRWMFLLEGLPAVLLGVAAYFYLTDKPKDASWLDESDKSTLAGLIARGELTGKPRSTASVWKQVTEPTILLLAFAYFCLVNTINANATWIPTIVREVLKAYSLSYVGFVTAIPAVCALILMPLWTRNSDKTQERTGHVVAALAMATIGWLIVIFFPDPVLRLVGLVFTVSGAFCAMCVFWTLPQALLSEEARPAGIGLISAVGLLGSAVSPAVIGVLRDLTGSFSAGLFYVAGLLIVSMVLVLGASRGSRAI from the coding sequence GTGACCACCATCGCAACAGAGCACTATGCAGTCGAGCAATTGAACGGCGGGGAGGCCATCAAAAAGGTATGGCGGCGCATTATCCCATTTCTGTTTGTGCTCTACATCATCAACTACCTTGACCGCATCAACATCGGCTTCGCGGCGCTGTCGATGAATAAGGATCTGATGTTGACCGCTACGGTCTTTGGATTGGCGAATTCCATCTTTTATGTTGGATATGTTGCCTGTGAGATACCAAGCAATCTTCTTATGGTCCGCTACGGGGCCCGCGTCTGGATCGCTCGTATTTTGATTTCATGGGGGCTTGCCTCCGCCGCTACCATGTTGGTGGCTGGTCCAAACAGTCTTTATGTTGTCCGGTTTCTTGTCGGCGTACTCGAAGCGGGTTTCGTCCCCGGGGTTTTGTTGTATCTGACATACTGGATTCCCAGCTCGCATCGGGCGCGTGCGAACGGTCGTTTGATGATGGCCCAGCCGGTGGCAATGGTGATTGGGGGCGGCATATCCGGAATCATTTTGGAGCACATGAATGGCGTTCTGGGCCTTCAAGGCTGGCGGTGGATGTTCCTTCTTGAGGGGCTTCCAGCGGTTCTTCTCGGTGTAGCTGCGTACTTCTATCTCACAGACAAGCCAAAGGACGCGTCGTGGCTGGATGAGTCAGACAAAAGCACTCTGGCCGGGCTTATCGCTCGCGGTGAATTGACGGGAAAGCCCCGGTCGACTGCATCGGTCTGGAAGCAGGTCACAGAGCCAACAATTCTCCTGCTCGCATTCGCTTACTTCTGCTTGGTGAATACCATCAACGCGAATGCGACTTGGATTCCGACCATTGTTCGGGAAGTGTTGAAGGCCTATTCGCTTTCGTACGTCGGCTTTGTAACCGCCATCCCGGCGGTCTGCGCTCTTATTTTGATGCCGCTATGGACTCGCAACTCCGACAAAACTCAGGAACGGACCGGGCATGTCGTTGCAGCTCTCGCGATGGCCACGATAGGTTGGCTGATCGTGATTTTCTTCCCGGATCCTGTCCTGCGTCTCGTCGGTCTCGTCTTCACTGTTTCGGGAGCGTTCTGTGCGATGTGTGTCTTCTGGACACTGCCGCAAGCGTTGCTTTCCGAGGAAGCGCGTCCGGCAGGAATCGGCCTTATCAGCGCAGTGGGACTTCTGGGCTCGGCGGTAAGCCCCGCAGTCATTGGCGTCTTGCGCGACCTAACAGGGAGTTTTTCAGCCGGCCTCTTTTATGTAGCTGGTTTGCTGATCGTCTCTATGGTCTTGGTCCTCGGAGCCTCTCGGGGCAGTAGAGCGATATAA
- a CDS encoding tripartite tricarboxylate transporter substrate binding protein: MRKLVLVTIALLLFGSVGSRSSVAEIPGGAIRIIVPFSAGGPTEVLARVVGRLLGEKLGVRTYVENKPGASGMVGTEQVAKAPADGTVLLLTATHHVITPSIYKNLPYDTRKDFSPIAMVAAAPNAILVSNSVPAESVGELIAMLKKEPGKYPFGSSGTGGSNHLSGELFKQMAGVDIFHVPYKGNGPAMNDLIGGHIPLLFDSLPTVINAAKGGLVRVLAVTGLKRSSLLPDVPTLDESGVKGFNVEVWFAVFMPQANGSPVYKRLVAVMKEINESPVTREKFAELGVEPSQLVGEEFTGFVDSKIRRWSEVVARANITPE, from the coding sequence ATGAGAAAACTTGTGCTTGTGACGATCGCTTTGTTGCTTTTCGGCTCGGTTGGGTCGCGAAGTTCGGTGGCAGAGATACCGGGTGGTGCGATCCGCATCATCGTCCCGTTCTCGGCGGGTGGCCCAACCGAAGTGCTTGCCCGCGTTGTCGGGAGGCTTCTTGGCGAGAAACTCGGCGTAAGGACTTACGTTGAGAATAAGCCGGGCGCGTCCGGAATGGTTGGTACTGAGCAAGTAGCCAAGGCGCCCGCCGACGGAACGGTTCTGCTGCTGACGGCAACCCATCATGTCATCACTCCGAGCATTTACAAGAACCTGCCTTATGACACGCGCAAGGATTTCTCCCCCATTGCCATGGTGGCGGCTGCGCCGAACGCGATTCTTGTCAGCAATAGTGTCCCGGCCGAGTCGGTCGGGGAATTGATTGCGATGCTGAAGAAGGAGCCCGGAAAATATCCGTTCGGATCGTCGGGCACGGGAGGCTCCAATCATCTCTCAGGTGAATTGTTCAAACAGATGGCGGGCGTCGACATTTTTCACGTTCCTTACAAGGGGAATGGTCCGGCGATGAACGATTTGATCGGCGGCCACATTCCGTTGTTGTTCGATTCCCTGCCGACGGTGATCAACGCGGCCAAAGGCGGGTTGGTCCGGGTCCTTGCAGTGACCGGCCTTAAGCGGTCATCGCTGCTTCCGGACGTGCCGACACTCGATGAGTCGGGCGTCAAGGGGTTCAATGTCGAAGTCTGGTTCGCAGTTTTCATGCCGCAAGCGAACGGGTCGCCGGTGTACAAGCGGCTCGTAGCGGTGATGAAGGAAATCAACGAATCACCTGTAACTCGGGAAAAGTTCGCGGAGCTTGGCGTCGAGCCGAGCCAGCTTGTTGGCGAGGAGTTCACGGGATTCGTCGATAGCAAAATCCGACGTTGGTCGGAGGTTGTGGCCCGCGCAAACATCACTCCGGAGTAG